The Acidobacteriota bacterium genome contains a region encoding:
- a CDS encoding OsmC family peroxiredoxin, translated as QGSNPEEMIGAALAGCFSMALSVGLEKAGAAPKAIRTSAEVTMEKMEDGFGITAIHLDTEVEAEGISEEAFQETAQATKSACPVSKALAAVESISLDARLSS; from the coding sequence AGCAGGGCAGCAACCCCGAGGAGATGATCGGCGCCGCCCTCGCCGGATGTTTCTCTATGGCGCTGTCGGTCGGCCTCGAGAAGGCCGGAGCGGCGCCGAAGGCGATTCGAACCTCGGCCGAGGTCACGATGGAGAAGATGGAAGACGGCTTCGGCATCACCGCAATTCACCTCGATACCGAGGTCGAGGCCGAAGGCATCAGCGAGGAGGCTTTTCAGGAGACCGCCCAGGCGACAAAGTCCGCCTGCCCGGTTTCCAAGGCACTGGCCGCGGTCGAATCGATCAGCCTCGACGCCCGCCTCAGCTCGTAG
- a CDS encoding Gfo/Idh/MocA family oxidoreductase, which yields MAQGDDHSSTERQLISRRDLLGTAGGGLMMAMLGNVWPVKAAGIDRPSIRWGIVGTGAIANSMATVIKKVPSGELTAVSSRRMESARGFASKYGAERAFDDWAKMMAWDGIDAVYVATPTGVREKISVAAANLGKHVLAEKPFASLPSLERIIAACRAGNVGFMDGTHFGHHPRTSAIRDAMSEQVGWPWSLTSTFQFSLPDRGNIRYNLDLEPMGAVGDVGWYCMRAITEYLPPDIEVRALETYLRRDPETGAAIAGSGVLQFGDGATSTWNCGFDAGGVCVDLSLTGARGVITVDGFTSNNADGPADYQLHRGGWGTTKAKTIRVDSEYTSPELMFEDFAAMTVDTGLRDRSIDDSLRTQRLLDRVWKNGLENEGAV from the coding sequence ATGGCACAGGGTGACGATCATTCTTCCACCGAGAGACAGTTGATCAGCAGGCGCGACCTGCTCGGCACCGCGGGAGGTGGTCTGATGATGGCGATGCTCGGCAACGTGTGGCCGGTTAAAGCCGCCGGGATCGACCGTCCATCGATTCGTTGGGGCATCGTCGGTACCGGCGCGATCGCCAACAGCATGGCGACGGTCATCAAGAAAGTGCCTTCCGGGGAGCTCACGGCGGTTTCGAGCCGGCGTATGGAGTCGGCCCGAGGATTTGCGTCCAAATATGGTGCGGAGCGTGCGTTTGACGACTGGGCGAAGATGATGGCATGGGACGGCATTGACGCGGTGTACGTGGCAACGCCCACCGGCGTACGCGAGAAGATCTCGGTCGCCGCGGCCAACCTCGGCAAGCACGTGCTCGCCGAGAAACCGTTCGCGAGCCTGCCATCGCTGGAGCGGATCATCGCCGCCTGCCGAGCCGGCAATGTGGGTTTCATGGATGGCACGCACTTCGGCCACCACCCGCGCACCTCGGCAATCCGTGACGCGATGAGCGAGCAGGTCGGATGGCCGTGGTCGCTGACGTCGACCTTCCAGTTTTCCCTGCCGGACCGCGGCAATATACGTTACAACCTGGACCTCGAGCCGATGGGAGCCGTAGGCGACGTCGGCTGGTATTGCATGCGCGCTATCACCGAGTATCTACCGCCCGACATCGAGGTCCGCGCACTCGAAACCTACTTGCGTCGTGACCCCGAAACTGGTGCGGCAATTGCCGGCAGCGGCGTCCTCCAGTTCGGGGACGGGGCAACGAGCACCTGGAACTGCGGCTTCGACGCGGGCGGCGTCTGCGTGGACCTGAGCCTCACCGGAGCCAGGGGAGTCATCACAGTGGACGGGTTCACCTCCAACAACGCGGACGGCCCGGCAGATTACCAGCTCCATCGTGGCGGCTGGGGGACGACAAAGGCCAAGACCATTCGCGTCGATTCCGAGTACACCTCCCCCGAGCTGATGTTCGAGGATTTTGCGGCGATGACCGTCGACACCGGTTTGCGCGATCGCAGCATCGACGACAGCCTGCGCACACAGCGGCTGCTCGATCGGGTTTGGAAAAACGGTCTGGAGAACGAGGGAGCGGTCTGA